The following are from one region of the Tenacibaculum dicentrarchi genome:
- a CDS encoding phosphoribosyltransferase domain-containing protein: MNVSDSIILNNLQVEQKIRRIAFQIYESNSDEKEIIIAGIANNGYLFAEKIHKVLSEISPLKIELCKVFIDKKNPIKPITTSLSVEQYENKSLVLIDDVLNSGTTLIYAVKHFLDVPLKRFKTAVLVNRNHKKYPVKADFKGISLSTSTKEHVVVEFKNNQTLVYLT, translated from the coding sequence ATGAACGTATCAGACTCTATTATATTAAACAACCTACAAGTTGAACAAAAAATCCGTCGTATTGCCTTTCAAATTTACGAAAGTAATAGCGATGAAAAAGAAATTATCATTGCAGGAATTGCTAATAATGGCTATTTATTTGCTGAAAAAATACACAAAGTATTATCGGAAATATCGCCTTTAAAAATCGAATTATGCAAGGTTTTTATCGATAAAAAAAATCCTATAAAACCAATAACCACCTCTTTATCGGTTGAACAATACGAAAATAAATCATTGGTTTTAATTGATGATGTTTTAAATTCTGGAACTACCTTAATTTATGCGGTAAAGCATTTTTTAGACGTTCCATTAAAGCGTTTTAAAACCGCTGTTTTGGTGAACAGAAACCACAAGAAATATCCTGTAAAAGCCGATTTTAAAGGGATTTCTCTTTCAACCTCAACCAAAGAACACGTTGTTGTTGAATTTAAAAACAACCAAACACTAGTTTATTTAACCTAG